Proteins encoded together in one Flavobacterium keumense window:
- a CDS encoding polyprenyl synthetase family protein: MNITSQIKQPILTEMELFEKKFYESMSSKVALLNRITYYIVNRKGKQMRPMFVFLTAKMVSEGKVNERTYRGACVIELIHTATLVHDDVVDDSNRRRGFFSLNALWKNKIAVLVGDYLLSKGLLLSIDNGDFDLLRIISVAVREMSEGELLQIEKARRLDITEEVYYDIIRKKTATLIAACCALGAQSVIDDEVQVKNMHRFGELIGMAFQIKDDLFDYTDDAIGKPTGIDIKEQKMTLPLIHVLNTCTAKEKSWLINSIKNHNKDKKRVKEVITFVKNNNGLAYAEQKMLQFQQEALQLLTHYPDSPFKEALILMVNYVINRKI; the protein is encoded by the coding sequence ATGAATATCACTTCTCAAATAAAACAACCGATTTTGACCGAAATGGAACTTTTTGAAAAAAAGTTCTACGAATCGATGTCGTCCAAAGTGGCGTTGTTGAACCGAATCACCTATTATATTGTCAATCGAAAAGGGAAACAAATGCGTCCGATGTTTGTATTCTTGACTGCCAAAATGGTTTCGGAAGGGAAAGTAAACGAGCGAACGTATCGCGGTGCTTGTGTGATTGAGTTGATACATACAGCAACTTTGGTTCATGATGATGTAGTGGATGATAGTAATCGTCGTCGCGGATTTTTCTCCTTGAATGCGCTTTGGAAAAATAAAATTGCTGTTTTAGTGGGCGATTATCTCCTTTCTAAAGGGTTGTTGCTTTCTATTGACAATGGCGATTTTGATTTACTTCGAATCATATCGGTTGCCGTTCGAGAAATGAGTGAGGGTGAACTACTTCAAATCGAAAAAGCCCGAAGACTAGATATTACTGAGGAAGTGTATTATGATATTATCCGTAAAAAAACAGCGACATTAATTGCGGCTTGTTGCGCTTTAGGAGCGCAATCAGTCATAGACGATGAAGTGCAAGTAAAGAATATGCATCGTTTTGGAGAATTGATAGGAATGGCATTCCAAATTAAAGACGACTTGTTTGATTATACGGATGACGCCATTGGAAAACCAACGGGGATTGATATCAAAGAGCAAAAAATGACGTTGCCTTTAATTCATGTTTTGAATACCTGTACGGCTAAAGAAAAAAGTTGGTTAATTAACTCTATAAAAAACCACAATAAAGACAAAAAGCGTGTCAAAGAAGTAATTACTTTTGTTAAAAACAATAATGGTTTGGCTTACGCCGAACAAAAGATGCTTCAATTTCAACAAGAAGCATTGCAGCTTCTGACTCACTATCCTGATTCTCCGTTCAAAGAGGCCTTAATTTTAATGGTTAATTATGTGATTAACAGAAAGATATAG
- a CDS encoding M1 family metallopeptidase, whose amino-acid sequence MKKIALLVLLPVITLAQEKSAPVAPKQTGKYDTNKFSQMYDLLATPNMFRTAAGAPGPAYYQQQADYKIDIELDDKNSKLSGSETVTYTNNSPDTLEYLWVQLDQNQQAKTSQSPLAESQKIDQVLPAEKFATDYLREKPDRGFHIDYVKDVKGSPLSYTINQTMMRINLPVPMKPGDKFVFSTKWWYNINNYRKEGGRSGYELFEKDGNKIYVIAQFYPRMAVYNDVEGWQNMQFWGSGEFALPFGNFDVNITVPADHVIDATGELLNRAEVFTPAQVKRYELAQKTFDKPVVIVTQEEAIANEKGFSDKKKTWRFSAKNVRDFGIASSRKFIYDAMAVKLNNKVVMAESVYPKEANPLWGDYSTKTVAHTLKSYSSHTFDYPYPKAVSVSAEDQGMEYPMICWNYGRPDENGVTSDRIKHGMISVIIHEVGHNFFPMIVNSDERQWTWMDEGLNSFMQYMAEQELEANYPSNRGPAKNIVPYMSGDQKFLEPIMSNSENIYQFGNNAYGKPATGLNILRETVMGRELFDHAFKVYANRWKFKHPTPEDFFRTMEDASAFDLDWFIRGWFYSTDFVDIGVEDVKQYYVSETATTDLKDVKVRRGRFGLDKGPFVYLVSGQNAEVNPNDKKALKIEDVKLLSDYVNQNLSADEKANLKAPKYFYEVTFNKPGGMLMPILVEITYEDDSKESFKYPAQIWRKNNDTARKVYATAKAIKKIQIDPNLETADIDVTNNTWPKQEVKSKFE is encoded by the coding sequence ATGAAAAAAATCGCATTATTAGTACTGTTACCAGTAATTACTTTGGCTCAAGAGAAGTCAGCGCCGGTAGCGCCAAAGCAAACCGGAAAATATGATACGAATAAATTCAGTCAGATGTACGATTTGTTGGCTACGCCCAATATGTTTCGTACGGCTGCAGGAGCACCAGGCCCTGCTTATTATCAGCAACAAGCAGATTATAAAATTGACATTGAATTAGACGATAAAAATTCAAAATTAAGTGGTTCAGAAACGGTTACATATACGAATAATTCGCCAGATACTTTAGAGTATTTATGGGTGCAATTGGATCAAAACCAACAAGCAAAAACATCGCAATCTCCTTTGGCAGAAAGCCAAAAAATTGACCAGGTCTTGCCCGCTGAAAAATTTGCGACAGACTATTTGAGAGAAAAACCAGATCGCGGATTTCATATTGACTATGTAAAAGATGTTAAAGGGTCTCCGTTATCCTATACCATCAATCAAACGATGATGCGCATCAATTTGCCAGTGCCAATGAAGCCAGGAGACAAATTCGTTTTTTCTACAAAATGGTGGTACAATATCAACAATTATAGAAAAGAAGGGGGGCGTTCAGGATATGAATTATTTGAAAAGGATGGCAATAAAATTTATGTAATTGCTCAATTTTACCCAAGAATGGCAGTGTATAATGATGTAGAGGGTTGGCAAAACATGCAGTTCTGGGGAAGTGGTGAATTTGCCTTGCCTTTTGGAAATTTTGATGTGAATATTACAGTACCTGCAGATCATGTAATTGATGCAACGGGAGAATTACTAAACCGTGCCGAAGTATTTACACCTGCTCAAGTGAAGCGATACGAATTGGCTCAAAAAACTTTTGATAAACCAGTAGTAATTGTTACTCAAGAAGAGGCTATCGCTAATGAAAAAGGATTTTCGGATAAGAAAAAAACTTGGCGTTTTAGTGCTAAAAATGTGAGGGATTTTGGAATTGCTTCGTCAAGAAAATTTATTTATGACGCGATGGCTGTGAAATTGAACAACAAAGTAGTCATGGCGGAGTCGGTGTATCCAAAAGAAGCCAACCCACTTTGGGGGGATTATTCTACAAAAACGGTGGCGCATACCTTGAAAAGTTATTCATCGCATACGTTTGATTATCCGTATCCAAAAGCAGTTTCGGTTTCGGCAGAAGATCAAGGAATGGAATATCCAATGATTTGTTGGAACTACGGTCGACCAGATGAAAATGGAGTGACCAGCGATAGAATTAAACATGGAATGATTAGTGTGATTATTCACGAAGTAGGTCACAATTTTTTTCCAATGATTGTCAATTCTGATGAGCGTCAATGGACTTGGATGGACGAAGGATTGAATTCGTTTATGCAATACATGGCAGAACAAGAATTAGAGGCTAATTACCCATCTAATCGTGGGCCAGCAAAAAACATTGTTCCTTATATGAGTGGTGACCAAAAATTCTTGGAACCAATTATGTCTAATTCTGAAAACATTTACCAATTTGGTAATAATGCGTACGGGAAACCAGCAACAGGATTGAATATTTTGAGAGAAACCGTTATGGGACGCGAATTATTCGACCATGCTTTTAAAGTATATGCTAACCGATGGAAGTTCAAGCACCCCACTCCAGAAGACTTTTTTAGAACTATGGAAGATGCTTCAGCCTTTGATTTGGATTGGTTCATTAGAGGATGGTTTTATTCCACTGATTTTGTAGATATTGGGGTGGAAGACGTTAAACAATATTATGTTTCTGAAACAGCAACGACTGATTTAAAAGACGTGAAAGTGAGAAGAGGACGTTTTGGTTTAGATAAAGGGCCTTTTGTGTATTTGGTTTCAGGACAAAATGCGGAGGTGAATCCAAATGACAAAAAAGCATTGAAAATCGAGGATGTTAAATTGCTTTCTGACTATGTAAATCAAAATTTATCTGCAGATGAAAAAGCGAATTTAAAAGCACCTAAATACTTCTATGAAGTAACGTTCAATAAACCAGGCGGTATGTTGATGCCTATTTTAGTTGAAATCACATATGAGGATGATTCTAAGGAAAGCTTTAAATATCCAGCACAAATTTGGAGAAAAAATAACGATACTGCGCGCAAAGTGTATGCTACGGCAAAAGCGATCAAAAAAATTCAAATTGATCCCAACTTAGAAACAGCTGATATTGATGTTACTAATAACACTTGGCCAAAGCAAGAAGTGAAATCAAAATTTGAATAA
- a CDS encoding DUF6702 family protein: MKKIICMAFLGLLFCSVSAFVVHKFYMAIFQVNYAPEKKMLQITSRIFVDDLNLAIEKKYGKKVYLGSEKESADDQGVLKKYFAENLQIKVNGQSKPVVFLSKELEGDVLICYCRVTDVTKLHSAEITNTLLTHWNSEQQNILHFTAFGNKQTVLFTASNKTEVLKF; this comes from the coding sequence ATGAAGAAAATCATTTGTATGGCCTTTTTAGGGCTGCTGTTTTGTAGTGTTTCGGCCTTTGTAGTCCATAAGTTTTATATGGCTATTTTTCAGGTGAACTATGCGCCAGAAAAGAAGATGCTCCAAATCACGTCCCGCATTTTTGTCGATGACTTGAACTTGGCAATCGAAAAAAAATACGGTAAAAAAGTGTATTTGGGTTCAGAGAAAGAGTCGGCAGACGATCAAGGAGTACTCAAAAAATATTTTGCCGAAAACTTGCAAATCAAAGTCAACGGTCAATCCAAGCCGGTGGTTTTTTTAAGCAAAGAACTAGAAGGCGATGTCTTGATTTGTTATTGTCGTGTTACCGATGTTACTAAATTACATTCGGCTGAAATTACCAATACATTGTTAACGCATTGGAATTCAGAACAACAAAACATTTTGCATTTCACTGCCTTTGGAAACAAGCAAACGGTTCTTTTTACGGCTTCAAACAAAACCGAAGTGTTAAAATTCTAA
- a CDS encoding twin-arginine translocase TatA/TatE family subunit, translating into MFGIGGGEIIFIMFVVLMLFGSDKVPEIARTLGKTMAQIKHATNDIKNEIQKGAEENGFDKQSLADLTGNITAEIDKAKENLLGNTSTLTDFSNTVTSELTQVKQGLSVEENKTEVAAVAKEEEVEGPIKRQM; encoded by the coding sequence ATGTTTGGTATAGGTGGAGGTGAAATAATTTTCATCATGTTTGTTGTTTTAATGCTCTTTGGTTCTGATAAAGTACCAGAAATTGCACGAACATTAGGTAAGACGATGGCGCAGATTAAGCATGCTACTAATGATATTAAAAACGAAATTCAAAAAGGAGCTGAAGAAAATGGTTTTGATAAGCAATCATTGGCAGATTTAACTGGAAATATTACTGCCGAAATCGATAAGGCAAAAGAAAACTTACTAGGAAACACAAGTACTTTGACTGATTTTTCCAATACAGTGACTTCTGAACTGACTCAAGTAAAACAAGGGCTTTCAGTTGAAGAAAATAAAACAGAAGTAGCAGCTGTAGCCAAAGAAGAAGAGGTGGAAGGGCCTATTAAACGCCAAATGTAA
- a CDS encoding phosphatase PAP2 family protein — translation MLEKVLAFDTQLFVFLNGLGTATYDGFWLFITKQSNWTPFFLMLLFLVYKKLGTKPTLTLLLFVALLLLVSDQTCNLFKYTFQRLRPCNNPEIKSVIRVVKSSDTFSFFSGHAANSMATMTFLFLLLKKYYRYAFLLFLFPLIFAYSRIYLGLHYPLDIVTGYLFGASFGFIAYKLYQKYVLKHSRNS, via the coding sequence ATGCTTGAAAAAGTACTAGCTTTCGACACCCAATTATTCGTCTTTTTGAATGGTTTAGGTACGGCAACGTATGACGGATTTTGGTTATTCATCACGAAACAATCTAATTGGACGCCATTTTTTTTAATGCTATTGTTTTTGGTCTATAAAAAGTTAGGAACAAAACCAACACTAACCTTACTATTGTTTGTTGCGCTATTACTTTTGGTTTCTGATCAAACCTGTAATCTTTTCAAATATACTTTTCAGCGACTACGCCCGTGCAATAATCCAGAAATAAAGTCGGTGATACGAGTTGTAAAATCAAGCGATACCTTTAGTTTTTTTTCAGGTCATGCCGCTAATTCTATGGCAACGATGACTTTTCTATTCTTGCTTTTGAAAAAGTACTATCGTTATGCTTTTTTGTTATTCTTATTTCCTCTAATTTTTGCGTATAGCCGAATTTACTTGGGCTTGCATTATCCGTTGGATATTGTAACAGGTTATTTGTTTGGTGCTAGTTTTGGGTTTATAGCGTACAAATTGTATCAAAAATACGTTTTAAAGCACTCTCGAAACAGTTAA
- the rlmN gene encoding 23S rRNA (adenine(2503)-C(2))-methyltransferase RlmN, translated as MQIEKKDIRALSKEQLRDFFVANGDKAFRGNQVYEWLWSKGAHTFDDMTNVAKPTRQMLEEHFVINHIKVDTMQRSEDGTVKNAVRLHDGLIVESVLIPTETRTTACVSSQVGCSLDCNFCATARLKRMRNLEPGEIYDQVVAIDRESRLYYNHPLSNIVFMGMGEPLMNYNNVIKAIDMITSPEGLGMSPKRIMVSTSGIPKMIKKLADDGVKFKLAVSLHSAIDEIRSRIMPFSENFPLADLREALEYWYRKTKSKISYEYVVWKGINDDKASVDALVKFCKYVPCKVNLIEYNPIDDGEFQQASEQAIVAYIKGLEAIGVVVKVRRSRGKDIDAACGQLANKS; from the coding sequence ATGCAAATCGAGAAAAAAGACATACGAGCCTTATCCAAAGAACAACTGCGCGATTTTTTTGTTGCCAATGGAGACAAAGCCTTTCGCGGCAACCAAGTGTACGAATGGTTGTGGAGCAAAGGAGCGCATACTTTTGACGATATGACCAATGTGGCTAAACCCACTCGTCAAATGCTAGAAGAACACTTTGTGATTAATCATATCAAAGTTGATACGATGCAACGAAGTGAAGATGGAACGGTAAAAAATGCCGTTCGTTTGCACGATGGATTGATTGTAGAATCCGTTTTAATTCCTACCGAAACTAGAACTACCGCTTGTGTTTCCAGTCAGGTGGGTTGTAGTTTGGATTGTAATTTTTGTGCCACTGCTCGATTGAAGCGAATGCGCAATTTGGAACCCGGCGAAATCTATGATCAAGTGGTTGCTATTGATAGAGAAAGTCGTTTATATTACAATCACCCCTTATCCAATATTGTTTTTATGGGAATGGGGGAGCCTTTGATGAATTACAATAATGTCATCAAAGCGATTGATATGATTACTTCGCCAGAAGGGCTGGGAATGTCTCCTAAACGAATTATGGTTTCGACTTCGGGTATTCCCAAAATGATTAAAAAGTTAGCCGATGACGGAGTGAAATTCAAACTCGCGGTTTCATTACATTCGGCCATTGATGAAATTCGTTCTCGAATTATGCCTTTTAGCGAAAATTTCCCGCTGGCTGATTTGCGTGAAGCCTTAGAATATTGGTATCGAAAAACCAAGAGTAAGATTTCGTACGAATATGTAGTTTGGAAAGGAATCAACGATGATAAAGCGTCGGTGGATGCTTTGGTAAAATTCTGTAAATATGTGCCTTGCAAGGTGAATTTAATTGAATACAATCCCATTGATGATGGCGAATTTCAACAAGCATCAGAACAAGCTATTGTGGCTTATATTAAAGGATTAGAAGCTATTGGTGTTGTGGTTAAAGTGAGAAGAAGTCGCGGAAAAGACATTGATGCGGCTTGCGGTCAATTGGCTAACAAATCCTAA
- a CDS encoding carboxypeptidase-like regulatory domain-containing protein — translation MIRLICFIVFWCTAQLFAQGNVPVECHGKVNADMTNLEGIYVINLKTENASITDREGYFFIKAAVGDTLLLSAYQFKSVKIALTPEHLQTNVFFVEMKPIMNELKEVVVSRYPNISAEALGIIPNGIKKYTPAERKLATASSGFGLDPLLNLMSGRTNMLKKELEVEKKETFLAQLESMFDQNHLVNTLHIPTIYVKGFLYFAVENPKFTRVLETKNHTSIEFLLAELARQYLEIVVPKKEN, via the coding sequence ATGATACGACTGATTTGTTTTATAGTTTTTTGGTGTACCGCCCAGCTTTTTGCTCAAGGCAACGTTCCTGTTGAATGCCATGGCAAAGTCAATGCCGATATGACTAATCTAGAAGGGATTTATGTGATTAATCTAAAAACTGAAAATGCTTCGATAACAGATAGAGAGGGATATTTTTTCATCAAGGCAGCAGTGGGTGATACGTTGCTATTATCGGCTTACCAATTCAAGTCGGTTAAAATAGCCTTAACGCCAGAGCATCTTCAAACTAATGTGTTTTTTGTAGAAATGAAACCTATTATGAACGAATTGAAAGAAGTTGTTGTAAGTCGTTATCCGAATATCTCTGCAGAAGCCCTAGGGATTATCCCAAACGGAATAAAAAAATATACCCCAGCAGAGCGCAAATTAGCAACAGCTTCTTCGGGATTTGGGCTAGACCCCTTATTAAACCTAATGTCGGGCAGAACAAATATGCTAAAAAAAGAATTGGAAGTAGAAAAGAAAGAGACTTTTTTGGCCCAACTTGAATCGATGTTTGATCAAAATCATTTGGTCAATACCCTGCACATTCCAACGATTTACGTAAAAGGATTTTTGTATTTTGCTGTTGAAAATCCAAAATTCACACGAGTTTTGGAAACCAAAAACCACACTTCCATTGAGTTTTTGTTGGCTGAATTGGCTAGACAATACCTTGAAATTGTTGTTCCCAAAAAGGAGAATTAA
- a CDS encoding O-methyltransferase, translating into MHFISQELEDYIEQHSEKEPQHLAALNKETYQKILLPRMLSGHFQGRVLSMLSKLIRPINILEIGTYTGYSALCLCEGMQENGQLHTIDIKEELVDFQRKHFDKSPWGNQIVQHLGEALDIIPTLDMQFDLVFIDADKENYIHYFEMIVPKMNKGGIILSDNVLWSGKVLEPLQKNDVSTKVLLEYNELLKNDPRVETVLLPIRDGLTVSRVL; encoded by the coding sequence ATGCACTTCATTTCTCAAGAACTCGAAGATTATATCGAACAACATTCTGAAAAAGAACCACAACATTTAGCTGCTTTAAACAAAGAAACCTACCAAAAAATTTTGTTGCCACGAATGTTAAGCGGTCATTTTCAAGGGCGTGTTTTGAGTATGTTGTCTAAATTGATTCGTCCTATAAATATTCTTGAAATAGGTACCTACACAGGTTATTCCGCTTTGTGTTTGTGTGAGGGAATGCAAGAAAACGGACAATTGCATACCATTGACATCAAAGAAGAGTTAGTTGATTTTCAACGCAAACATTTTGATAAATCGCCTTGGGGCAACCAAATTGTGCAGCATTTAGGAGAAGCCCTTGACATTATTCCTACTCTTGATATGCAATTTGATTTGGTTTTTATTGATGCCGACAAGGAAAATTATATTCATTATTTTGAAATGATTGTTCCCAAAATGAATAAAGGCGGTATTATTTTATCAGATAATGTGTTGTGGAGTGGCAAAGTATTGGAACCGCTTCAAAAAAATGATGTGAGTACCAAAGTACTTTTAGAATACAATGAATTGCTAAAAAATGACCCTCGAGTAGAAACGGTTTTATTGCCTATTCGGGATGGATTAACTGTTTCGAGAGTGCTTTAA
- a CDS encoding PAS domain-containing sensor histidine kinase: MPLNTVTPKTILSTPSFQKECLSILTLTSKICEIPIIILSCVEYDTTAFIIAQTETNSKISKKKLETLNNSIIANKKPQVNSDTTFSMGIPIIFEGDTINGTLSLWDYKPRILEDIQLKTIENLLCQIQNLYLLERQKIELREKDLYKKILDFLPTEIAVFDNNHKYLYVNPAAIQNEDLRNYIIGKDDFEYAKHTQRDTQFAKERRERFSKAAKLNTIIEWIDEIKKKDTGETSFYTRKYAPVFKENGTFEMMVGFGVDITAQKNAEDALKISNERFSYASQATSDALWDWDLITNEIFVGETYTALFGHEFIENRISALSCENFIHPDDKESYTKKFEEILNSNSLKWSDEYRYLKADGTYAYVSDKAIIIRDKKGKAVRMIGAIQDITKRKNVEEQNRLLIEENNRNKIIQLNEAKNMYRLLADNTVDLVCLHNLDTTFEYISPSIMKLMGYTPEELIGQFPMQYVHPKDLELIQHSFTSFISESEDENAYVEARFRNKKGDYVWFEIKATIVKENGKPVSFQTSARNITQQKEVQYAMKKALAQERELNELRTNLVSTISHEFRTPMTTIRTSAELIEMYIEGHNFVHSAQLQKRINTITEEIDRIVELMNAVLTISKDDAGKTNFNPIYFDLKQICMDVIETSYSHQFGGRKVLTSFVGDDFTVFADKNLMEYSLFNLLNNAFKYSEGTDHIKLNIISDTQKIQIQIIDKGIGIPEKDVPKLFNTFFRASNTEGIQGTGLGLYIVKTFTERNSGSIQVESTLGKGTTVTLEFPISKSSFKQP; encoded by the coding sequence ATGCCCTTAAATACTGTCACTCCAAAAACGATTCTAAGTACTCCTTCCTTTCAAAAAGAATGCTTATCAATACTCACATTAACTTCAAAAATTTGTGAAATCCCAATTATTATTTTGTCTTGTGTAGAATACGATACAACCGCATTTATAATTGCACAAACAGAAACCAATTCTAAAATCTCTAAAAAAAAACTTGAGACACTCAATAATTCAATTATTGCCAATAAAAAACCTCAAGTAAACTCTGATACTACTTTTTCAATGGGAATCCCAATTATTTTTGAAGGAGATACAATTAATGGAACTTTAAGTCTTTGGGACTATAAACCAAGAATTTTAGAAGATATTCAATTAAAAACTATAGAGAACCTACTATGTCAAATTCAAAATCTATACCTTTTAGAACGTCAAAAAATTGAATTAAGAGAAAAAGATCTTTATAAAAAAATTTTAGATTTTCTACCAACTGAGATAGCTGTTTTTGATAACAATCACAAGTATTTATATGTCAATCCTGCAGCTATTCAAAATGAAGATCTTCGTAACTACATCATCGGTAAAGACGATTTCGAATATGCAAAGCATACACAACGCGATACACAATTTGCAAAAGAAAGAAGAGAACGATTTTCTAAAGCAGCCAAATTAAATACCATCATCGAATGGATTGACGAAATTAAAAAAAAGGATACAGGAGAAACTTCTTTTTATACTCGTAAATATGCTCCTGTTTTTAAAGAAAATGGAACGTTTGAAATGATGGTTGGTTTTGGTGTTGATATTACGGCACAAAAAAACGCTGAAGATGCATTAAAAATAAGTAACGAACGCTTTAGCTATGCAAGTCAAGCAACATCCGATGCCCTTTGGGACTGGGATTTAATAACTAATGAAATTTTTGTAGGAGAAACCTATACCGCTCTTTTTGGACATGAATTTATAGAGAATCGTATTTCAGCTTTAAGCTGTGAGAATTTTATTCATCCTGATGACAAAGAATCGTATACTAAAAAATTTGAAGAAATACTAAATAGTAACTCATTAAAATGGTCTGATGAATATCGCTATTTAAAAGCTGATGGAACCTATGCTTATGTAAGCGACAAAGCAATTATCATACGTGATAAAAAAGGGAAGGCTGTTCGAATGATTGGTGCAATTCAAGACATTACAAAAAGAAAAAATGTTGAAGAACAAAACCGATTATTAATTGAAGAAAATAATCGAAATAAAATTATCCAACTCAACGAAGCTAAAAACATGTATCGCCTTCTAGCAGATAATACTGTAGATCTTGTTTGTTTACACAACTTAGATACCACGTTTGAGTACATTTCCCCATCCATAATGAAACTCATGGGATATACTCCCGAAGAACTAATAGGACAATTCCCTATGCAATATGTTCATCCAAAAGACCTCGAATTAATTCAACATAGTTTTACAAGTTTCATCAGCGAATCTGAAGACGAAAATGCCTATGTAGAAGCGCGTTTTAGAAATAAAAAGGGAGATTATGTTTGGTTCGAAATTAAAGCTACGATTGTAAAAGAAAATGGAAAACCAGTTAGTTTTCAAACAAGTGCAAGAAATATAACCCAACAAAAAGAAGTGCAATATGCAATGAAAAAAGCATTAGCACAAGAACGGGAGCTCAATGAATTACGAACTAACCTAGTTTCGACTATTTCCCATGAATTTAGAACACCAATGACTACAATAAGGACAAGTGCCGAACTTATAGAAATGTATATTGAAGGCCATAATTTTGTTCATTCAGCCCAATTACAAAAAAGAATCAACACCATTACAGAAGAAATTGATCGAATAGTAGAGTTAATGAATGCTGTATTAACCATTTCCAAAGACGATGCAGGAAAAACCAATTTCAATCCAATCTATTTTGATTTGAAACAAATCTGTATGGATGTGATAGAAACTAGCTACTCGCATCAATTTGGAGGGCGTAAAGTACTAACTTCCTTTGTAGGAGATGATTTTACTGTATTTGCAGACAAAAACTTAATGGAATACTCTCTTTTTAATTTGTTAAACAATGCCTTTAAATATTCTGAAGGAACGGATCATATTAAATTAAACATTATATCAGACACTCAAAAAATTCAAATTCAAATTATTGACAAAGGTATTGGGATCCCTGAAAAAGACGTTCCAAAATTATTTAATACTTTTTTCAGAGCCAGCAATACAGAAGGAATTCAAGGAACTGGATTAGGTCTTTATATTGTAAAAACGTTTACAGAAAGAAATTCTGGTAGTATTCAAGTTGAAAGTACGTTAGGTAAAGGAACCACCGTTACTCTTGAATTTCCTATATCTAAATCAAGTTTCAAACAACCATGA
- a CDS encoding response regulator transcription factor — translation MKTILIIDDEVKLRETIVEMFSFIGYNIIEAQDGVEGLEKVKSEIPDLILCDVMMPKLDGYGFLKNHSNSAFSHIPVLLLTAKTEEKDKQIGFKNGAKGYIKKPFAFHELRKLVEEYI, via the coding sequence ATGAAAACAATATTAATTATTGATGATGAAGTTAAATTGAGAGAAACCATTGTAGAAATGTTCTCGTTTATTGGGTATAACATTATTGAAGCCCAAGATGGTGTTGAGGGGTTAGAAAAAGTTAAATCTGAAATTCCAGACTTAATACTATGTGATGTAATGATGCCTAAATTAGATGGGTATGGTTTTCTGAAAAACCACTCCAACTCTGCATTCTCTCATATACCTGTACTACTTTTGACTGCTAAAACTGAAGAAAAGGACAAACAAATAGGTTTTAAGAACGGTGCGAAAGGTTACATAAAAAAACCGTTTGCATTCCATGAACTAAGAAAATTAGTTGAGGAATACATATAA
- a CDS encoding response regulator transcription factor, translated as MKIQKKKIVLIEDDVALGNSILELLLLSNFDVVWFEESRVALHYLTQNIPDLVISDLMMPDMNGEELYLNIRKNKKFNVVPFVIITANVDDEVKLRQLEHGVNDYIMKPFKVKELIFKVNNVLEFRRNIEKNFGNDPFSKVTIKLSEKDFLTSLNELLLKDMKSKPDLDELSRKLFISKSTLDKRIRKLTGKNISQYIREFKIQYAMKLINLGERNIQFLVDQTGFRSFSYFSTSFKLYLNMTPRDYIKSIQASNFEL; from the coding sequence ATGAAAATCCAAAAGAAAAAAATTGTTTTAATTGAAGATGATGTAGCTTTAGGGAACTCCATCCTAGAGTTATTGTTATTAAGCAATTTTGATGTCGTATGGTTTGAGGAAAGTAGGGTTGCATTGCATTATTTGACTCAAAATATTCCAGATTTAGTGATTAGTGATTTGATGATGCCTGATATGAATGGGGAAGAATTATATTTGAATATTCGAAAGAATAAAAAATTTAATGTAGTCCCATTTGTTATCATTACCGCTAATGTTGATGACGAAGTCAAATTACGACAATTGGAACATGGTGTAAATGATTACATTATGAAACCATTTAAGGTAAAAGAACTTATTTTTAAAGTCAATAATGTTCTTGAATTTAGGAGAAATATCGAGAAAAATTTTGGAAATGATCCTTTCTCTAAAGTTACTATTAAATTATCTGAAAAAGACTTTTTAACTTCCTTGAACGAATTGCTTTTGAAAGATATGAAAAGCAAACCCGATTTGGATGAACTATCTAGAAAATTATTTATAAGTAAATCAACCTTAGATAAACGAATTCGAAAGCTTACGGGTAAAAATATTAGTCAATATATAAGAGAGTTTAAGATTCAGTATGCAATGAAATTAATTAACTTGGGAGAAAGAAATATACAATTCTTAGTTGATCAGACAGGGTTTAGATCTTTTTCATATTTTTCTACAAGTTTTAAATTATATCTTAATATGACACCCCGAGATTACATTAAGTCAATTCAGGCTTCTAATTTTGAATTGTAA